GATATCCGTCAGGTTGCCGAGAAAGGTCTGGCGTTTAACCCGCAGCGAGAAGATATTCTGCCCCAGCGCGGGCAACGACAGCAGGCAGGCGTTTTCCGGCCGCCAGCACAGATAGACCCGCTGCTGAGCCGGCGGCTCGTCCGACGCAACCACGAATTCACCCAGCGCGGTGTCGACCCGATACTGCCCGGCGTCCCCATCCCGCGCGGTAACCGTGCCCACCATGATGTTGGCGGTGCCGATAAAATCGGCCACAAAGCGGTTAACCGGCCGGTGATAAATCTCCTGCGGGGTTCCGGACTGAATTACGCTGCCGCCGTGCATCACGATCACCTTGTCGGACATCGCCAGCGCCTCCGCCTGGTCGTGGGTCACATAAACCGCGGTGAAACCGTGCTTACGCTGTAAGGTACGGATCTGCAACCGCAGTTGTTCACGCAGCCGAGCATCCAGATTGGACAGCGGTTCGTCGAACAGCATCACATCCGGGCGCACCGCCATTGAGCGCGCCAGCGCCACCCGCTGCTGCTGACCACCGGATAGCTGGGTGGGTAATTTATCCAGATGCCCGGCCATCGCTACGGTCAGCGCGGTTTCCACCACCCGATGACTCAACGCCTCACGTGGTACTTTGCGCTGCTGTAACCCAAAGGCGATGTTTTCCGATACCGTCAGGTGGGGAAACAGCGCATAAGACTGAAAGCACATCGCCGTATTGCGTTTTTCCGGCTCCAGGCCGTTCATTTCCCGGCCGCCGATGCGAATGCGCCCGCCGTCCAGCGGGACAAAACCGGCAATGGCGCGCAGCAGCGTGGTTTTGCCGCACCCGGATGGCCCCAGCAGAGTGACGAACTCCCCCTCGTTAACGTCAAACGACACCCCTCTAAGGACAGGAACGTCACCGTAAGCCACACTGGCGCGTTCCACTTCCAGTCTACTCATTACATGGTCTCCCGTGAGTCGCAAGGCATCATGTTCAGCAAGGTGAAAACGTCATTAATTCAACTTATAATGCAGTATGCATAATAATAATGACAGATATGTTGCAAGAATGTAATGGGAAAATCATGAATCAATCTATTGATATAAAAATAAATATCTAAATTTTCACTGTGACTATCTTTATTTCCGGGTTGCATATCATGCATGGCGCAATTATCATTCATAATGTTTAATAATTAACATGATATACACTAGCGACAATGCCCCGCAGGTGCTGGTTTAACTGCACGATTTGGCGATATAAAAAGGAACTGCACACCATGAACACTCGCGCTGGAACCTGCGTCTGATGCGGTCAATACTTCACCATAACGAAAGCATCACCGTGAACGAACGCATGGTGCTGGACATTGTTCGCCGCCATCGAAACATCATGCGCTCGGCGGTTTCTCCGCTGACCAACCTCACCCAACCGTCGGTGCACCGCATCATCGACAGCCTGCTGGAGCGCGGGCTGCTACGGCTGGGCGAATGCATCGTGCACGGACGCGGCAAACCCAGTCCGGCGCTGGAACTGGCGCCCGCCGCGCGCTACAGCATCGGCATTTCGGTAAATACGGATATGCTGGCGTTCTGCCTGTGCGATTTCAGTTGCCAGGTATTGCATGAAGAAACGCTGGATATCGCGCTGAATGACCGCACTCGGGCGATGTTTACGCTGAAAGACCGGGTGCGCAAGACGCTGCAACACTACGCTATTCCGGCGTCGACGGTCGTCGGCATCGGGTTTGCCATCGCCGGTTATCTGATGGAAGAAAAGCGGTTGTTCAATGCGCCGGAGCCGCTGCGCGACTGGTCACTGGTGGATCTCAAAAGCGAACTGGAAACGTTGTTCGACCTGGACGTCTGGACGGAGAACAACGCCACTACCGGCGCAATTGGCGAATCGGTGCTGGGCGCGGGGCTGTACTATCCCACCTTCGGCTACCTGTCGTTCAATTACGGCTTTGGCGCCGGCCTCATCCTCAATGGGCAGCCGTTTTCCGGTGCGTTCGGCAATGCCGGTGAGATCAGCCGCATTTATACCGAGCAGGAATTCACCTCCCGTCCGGCGCTGGGTGAACTGATCAAGCGGCTTAATGCGCGCGGTATCGATATCCAGCGGGTAAGCGCCCTGCGCCAGCAGTTCGACCCGCAATGGCCGGGCGTAGACGACTGGGTGGCGGAGGTCAGGCCATACCTGAACCGGGCGATTGACGCGCTGCGGGCGGTGATTGACCCGGCCGCCATCGTGTTCGGCGGTGAATTGCCGACGGCGCTGGGCAAGATGCTGCTCGACGTGCCGCCGATCCAGCAGCCGCCACGTTACGGTCTCGCCGCCCAATATCCCCAACTGTTGCTAAGCCAGATCCAGCACGACCCGTCGGTGATTGGCGCGGCGTTGATGCCGCTTAAAGCACGTTATTTCGCCTGACGCCCGTTTGGCGTAAGCCAACTGCAAACCAGAGATTATGAGTGACGGCGTCACGTTTAAACCGGCGTCGACGCGGCCGTCAGCAGCGTCACCAGGGTGGCGACCTCGGCGTCGCAGGGCTGCTTTTCTTCCTCTACCACCAGATATAACGGGGTGAAACGCCGACCGCCCTGTGGCAGCGACAACGGCTTCAGCTCGCCGGAAGCCAGCCAGGGTGCGATACGCGCCTCCGGCATCCAGCCATAACCGACGCCATGCATGACCGCTTCTATCGCGGCTTCCACCGTGGTGAACGTCCAGTTTTCCGCGCTGGCCGGCTTACGCAAACTGTCTTTTTGCTGTTGTCGGTCGATGATTTCAATCAGCGGATATGCCGCGAGATCCTGAAACGCCAACGGCGCGGCTAACCGGTGCAACGGATGATCGGCCCGTGCTACGGCCACAAACGCCATTTCCATCAGCAGCCTTCCCCGATTGATGCCGTCCCACGGCCGGGAAATCAGCCAGATATCCGCCTGACGATCCGCCAGTTGCGCCCGATTTTCACTACGCAGCACCTCCATCAGGTGCACCTGCGTATGCGGGTGGCGAGACTGAAAATCGCGCAGTGCGCCAAACAGCGTGGACTTGGGAAAAATGCTGTCCACCACCAGGTCGATTCTGGCTCGTCCGCCACGTCGCAGCACCTCCGCCCGCGACTCCAGCGCCTGAAAGGCATTGAGCAACGGGATAACCTGCGCCAGCAATTGCTGCCCCTGCGCCGTCAGCACCGTTCTGCGCCCGGATGGCGCCAGCAGCGACACCCCCAGCCGCTCCTGCATCAACGACAATTGATAGCTGACCGAAGATTGACTGCGGTTGAACGCTTGCGCCGCCGCGGCAAAGCCGCCCAGTTCCACCACCGCCTGCAGCAGCGTCCATTGTTCCAGTGTGGTTTTCGTCAACACCATGCTTCAGCCCGCCTTTGTATACCTAACGACTGTTTATGCACCGAACCTATCGTTCGGTTCATCACCTCAATTCATCTAATTATCGAATTAATTAGCGCTAAAAACAGCGTTATTAATCAACTTAATCCGCTTTTATACTCCAGATAAGTCAACAGAAGGAAAACAGTATGAGTAGCTTCGACAAACAGGATCTCAGCGGTTTTGTGGGAAAACATCTGGTCTATACCTACGACAACGGCTGGAATTACGAGATATACGTGAAAAATGACCACACGCTGGATTACCGTATCCACAGCGGCATCGTGGGCAATCGCTGGGTGAAAGACCAGCAAGTGTTTATCGCCCGCGTCGCCCGCGACGTCTGCAAGATCTCCTGGACGGAACCAACCGGCACCGACGTAAGCCTGATCATCAATCTGGGCGATCGGATTTTCCACGGCACCATTTTCTTCCCCCGCTGGGTGATCAACAACCCGGAAAAAACCGTCTGCTTCCAGAACGATCACATCCCGCTGATGGAGTCCTATCGTGCGGCAGGCCCGGCCTACCCGACTGAAGTGATTGACGAATTCGCCACCATTACCTTTGTGCGCGACTGCGGCGAAAAC
This region of Dickeya dadantii NCPPB 898 genomic DNA includes:
- a CDS encoding ABC transporter ATP-binding protein, which codes for MSRLEVERASVAYGDVPVLRGVSFDVNEGEFVTLLGPSGCGKTTLLRAIAGFVPLDGGRIRIGGREMNGLEPEKRNTAMCFQSYALFPHLTVSENIAFGLQQRKVPREALSHRVVETALTVAMAGHLDKLPTQLSGGQQQRVALARSMAVRPDVMLFDEPLSNLDARLREQLRLQIRTLQRKHGFTAVYVTHDQAEALAMSDKVIVMHGGSVIQSGTPQEIYHRPVNRFVADFIGTANIMVGTVTARDGDAGQYRVDTALGEFVVASDEPPAQQRVYLCWRPENACLLSLPALGQNIFSLRVKRQTFLGNLTDIEGCHQDSDSVHYRIQLLGYQPLLEGETYYFSLPPGALQFLREAVAA
- a CDS encoding ROK family protein; its protein translation is MRSILHHNESITVNERMVLDIVRRHRNIMRSAVSPLTNLTQPSVHRIIDSLLERGLLRLGECIVHGRGKPSPALELAPAARYSIGISVNTDMLAFCLCDFSCQVLHEETLDIALNDRTRAMFTLKDRVRKTLQHYAIPASTVVGIGFAIAGYLMEEKRLFNAPEPLRDWSLVDLKSELETLFDLDVWTENNATTGAIGESVLGAGLYYPTFGYLSFNYGFGAGLILNGQPFSGAFGNAGEISRIYTEQEFTSRPALGELIKRLNARGIDIQRVSALRQQFDPQWPGVDDWVAEVRPYLNRAIDALRAVIDPAAIVFGGELPTALGKMLLDVPPIQQPPRYGLAAQYPQLLLSQIQHDPSVIGAALMPLKARYFA
- a CDS encoding LysR family transcriptional regulator, encoding MVLTKTTLEQWTLLQAVVELGGFAAAAQAFNRSQSSVSYQLSLMQERLGVSLLAPSGRRTVLTAQGQQLLAQVIPLLNAFQALESRAEVLRRGGRARIDLVVDSIFPKSTLFGALRDFQSRHPHTQVHLMEVLRSENRAQLADRQADIWLISRPWDGINRGRLLMEMAFVAVARADHPLHRLAAPLAFQDLAAYPLIEIIDRQQQKDSLRKPASAENWTFTTVEAAIEAVMHGVGYGWMPEARIAPWLASGELKPLSLPQGGRRFTPLYLVVEEEKQPCDAEVATLVTLLTAASTPV
- a CDS encoding phenolic acid decarboxylase, whose protein sequence is MSSFDKQDLSGFVGKHLVYTYDNGWNYEIYVKNDHTLDYRIHSGIVGNRWVKDQQVFIARVARDVCKISWTEPTGTDVSLIINLGDRIFHGTIFFPRWVINNPEKTVCFQNDHIPLMESYRAAGPAYPTEVIDEFATITFVRDCGENDNSVINCPASDLPDNFPQNLR